Proteins encoded by one window of Fusarium graminearum PH-1 chromosome 1, whole genome shotgun sequence:
- a CDS encoding ATP-dependent RNA helicase DBP3, which produces MAATKHSLADSEDRPTKKTKVDSEEKARLKAEKRERKEKKKSQESEPSAENSDADRAAEKERKKAKKAKKLEKKQKLAEAEASAEPAAEVSDEAPKKSKKEKKTTTTEASSNSEAPSSGSYIQTIALSNVPQAEIDEFLSKNEIHITDPKTENVTLRPVLEFHQLPATNLLEKKPSPFANYKAPTPIQSASWPFTLSGRDVIGVAETGSGKTMAFALPCVEAISALKHKHTKAVVVSPTRELAMQTYEQMASVAALNRMKCVCLYGGASKDDQRNLLNRGADIIVATPGRLKDFMSDGTVDLSHSAFAVLDEADRMLDKGFEEDIKMILSSCPPREKRQTLMFTATWPQSVQTLAATFMVSPVKIAIGSGGKETAGGAVELQANARISQSVEVLEPRGKEFRLLEVLKEHQQGSKKNDRILVFCLYKKEATRIENFLSRKGIRVGGIHGDLRQEQRTRSLEAFKSGQTPVLVATDVAARGLDIPEVKLVINVTFPLTIEDYVHRIGRTGRAGKTGQAITFFTVEDKSHSGSLVNILRGANQPVPEDLLKFGTTVKKKAHDMYGAFFKDVDMNAKSTKITFD; this is translated from the exons ATGGCTGCCACTAAGCATTCACTCGCTGACAGCGAGGATCGAcccaccaagaagaccaaggtcgaCTCCGAAGAGAAGGCTCGCCTAAAGGCTGAGAAGCGAGAgcgcaaggagaagaagaagagccaagagTCTGAGCCTAGTGCTGAGAACTCTGATGCTGACCgtgctgctgagaaggagcgcaagaaggctaagaaggccaagaagctggagaagaagcagaagctggCCGAAGCTGAGGCATCTGCTGAGCCTGCTGCCGAAGTCTCTGATGAGGCTCCcaagaagtccaagaaggagaagaagactacCACTACCGAAGCCTCTTCTAACTCCGAGGCTCCCTCAAGCGGCTCTTACATTCAAACCATTGCGCTCTCTAACGTTCCCCAAGCTGAGATTGACGAGTTTCTCTCCAAGAACGAAATCCACATTACCGACCCCAAGACCGAGAACGTTACTCTTCGCCCCGTCCTGGAATTCCACCAGCTCCCTGCTACAAACctcctcgagaagaagccctCACCATTCGCCAACTATAAGGCGCCCACACCCATTCAGTCCGCTTCATGGCCTTTCACCCTCTCTGGCCGTGATGTGATTGGTGTTGCCGAGACAGGATCCGGAAAGACAATGGCTTTCGCGCTTCCCTGTGTTGAGGCCATCTCTGCcctcaagcacaagcacaccaaggctgttgttgtttcgcCTACACGAGAACTCGCTATGCAGACCTATGAGCAGATGGCTTCCGTTGCGGCTCTCAACAGGATGAAGTGTGTCTGCCTCTACGGTGGTGCTTCCAAGGATGACCAGCGAAACCTCCTCAACCGTGGTGCTGACATCATTGTCGCAACACCCGGTCGTCTTAAAGATTTCATGTCCGATGGAACTGTCGATCTTAGCCACTCGGCCTTCGCCGTTCTTGACGAGGCCGACCGTATGCTTGACAAGGGTTTCGAGGAGGATATTAAGATGATTCTCAGCTCTTGCCCTCCTCGCGAGAAGCGCCAGACACTCATGTTCACAGCTACATGGCCTCAGTCGGTCCAGACGCTCGCAGCCACCTTCATGGTTAGCCCCGTCAAGATCGCCATTGGATCCGGTGGCAAGGAGACTGCTGGTGGAGCTGTTGAGCTCCAGGCCAACGCAAGAATCTCACAGAGcgttgaggttcttgagccCAGAGGGAAGGAATTCCGTCTCCTCGAGGTCCTGAAGGAGCACCAGCAGGGAAGCAAGAAGAACGACCGTATTCTGGTTTTCTGCTTgtacaagaaggaggccacTCGTATTGAGAACTTCCTGAGCCGCAAGGGTATCCGCGTTGGTGGTATCCACGGTGATTTGCGACAGGAGCAGCGAACAAGGAGTCTCGAGGCCTTTAAGTCTGGACAAACTCCTGTTCTTGTTGCTACTGATGTCGCTGCCCGTGGTCTTGATATTCCCGAGGTCAAGCTCGTTATCAACGTTACA TTCCCCTTGACCATTGAGGACTACGTCCACCGTATCGGACGAACCGGCCGAGCTGGCAAGACCGGCCAGGCTATCACTTTCTTTACTGTTGAGGACAAGTCTCACTCCGGCTC TCTCGTCAACATTCTCCGAGGTGCCAACCAGCCCGTGCCCGAGGACCTCCTCAAGTTCGGCACCACTGTTAAGAAGAAGGCTCACGACATGTACGGCGCtttcttcaaggatgtcGACATGAACGCAAAGTCCACCAAGATCACATTTGATTAG
- a CDS encoding mitotic spindle checkpoint component mad2 codes for MSSKETSKSKDKEKSKVHKLSLKGSARLVAEFFQYSIHSILFQRGVYPAEDFTVVKKYGLNMLVSADDQVKAYIKKIMSQLDKWMVGGKISKLVIVITDKDTGEHVERWQFDVQIFQPVKKSKSSKSAPKDQENPAAGSAAPTAPEKTEPEIQAEIAAIFRQITASVTFLPQLNGDCTFNVLVYADADSEVPVEWGDSDAKEIENGEKVQLRGFSTANHRVDTLVSYRFSD; via the exons ATGTCGTCAAAAGAAACATCAAAgagcaaggacaaggaaaagtCCAAGGTCCACAAGCTTTCTCTCAAAGGCAGCGCCCGTCTCGTCGCCGAATTT TTCCAATACTCTATTCACAGCATTCT CTTCCAACGAGGAGTCTACCCAGCAGAAGACTTTACAGT CGTCAAGAAATATGGCCTCAACATGCTAG TCTCGGCCGATGACCAAGTAAAGGCATATATTAAGAAGATCATGTCCCAGCTCGACAAGTGGATGGTCGGCGGCAAGATCTCCAAGCTTGTAATTGTCATTACAGATAAAGACACAGGCGAACACGTTGAGCGCTGGCAATTCGAC GTTCAAATCTTCCAGCCCGTCAAGAAATCCAAGTCCTCGAAATCAGCacccaaagaccaagaaaaccctgctgctggaagcGCCGCTCCTACCGCACCCGAAAAGACAGAACCCGAAATCCAAGCCGAAATCGCTGCCATTTTCCGCCAAATCACTGCATCCGTTACTTTCCTCCCACAACTCAACGGCGACTGCACATTCAACGTGCTCGTATATGCGGATGCTGATAGCGAGGTCCCCGTTGAATGGGGTGACTCtgatgccaaggagattgagaacgGCGAAAAGGTCCAGCTGAGAGGTTTCAGCACGGCGAACCACCGTGTCGATACCTTGGTCAGCTACCGATTCTCAGATTAG